Proteins from a genomic interval of Trifolium pratense cultivar HEN17-A07 linkage group LG6, ARS_RC_1.1, whole genome shotgun sequence:
- the LOC123888842 gene encoding uncharacterized protein LOC123888842, giving the protein MTDHGYNNNKGGGVMPCHNSPRRLAHIVGPLKNTRQIEIKPGLLQILYTNPFAGLDHEDPYNHLVKFYEIADTLGATEAEEENVFMRMFPHSLTGKAKDWYLDQPAQIMTDWNALEEKFLNRFFPHNKFMEANIAIVVFSQGSNETLCEAWERYKSMLRRCHNHDFDDLTQIHFFRNGLQHQPKLFLDVAAGGSLMSKSAEDAISIIEKMALSDHQGEYNRNPSQRKAGIIELGATDAMLAQNKLLAQVVKELTKQLSKLSQHIMKMQELPSKHKQVAYCELCNGDHPTGYCPSSNEEVYYMGNQQRQWQYQGNTAYQRGNNPNYGQGWRQDAGPYSENPPQQNQNSKLEENLNKFMEMTISHQQEQHQHHLNNVAHQKNTIAAIKNIENQLGQIAKQMANTQGKTFTANTETNPKEHCKSISSRSNKVIGDNLETEKEDVVELKEKPEGEKEVSEKKIEEKNKEGELVENEKSEKEENGEVFENNVEKSFSEEGTSMNSPYKTKLSDPPAPTKKIVIEEKVIEENEKLEKVVVEVKDQDEGEEKVKLVEKQEENNQERVKVNKAEIDEVIESICALFNKNQLGREWTPHHPYQKFMEVLPIQRKQKNDVVSVSFWPP; this is encoded by the coding sequence ATGACTGACCATGGTTATAACAACAACAAAGGTGGTGGCGTAATGCCTTGTCACAACAGTCCAAGACGGCTAGCCCACATTGTCGGACCTCTGAAAAATACCAGACAAATAGAGATAAAACCTGGGCTCCTTCAAATCTTATATACTAACCCTTTTGCAGGTTTAGACCATGAGGATCCATATAATCATCTTGTCAAGTTTTATGAGATTGCTGATACGCTCGGAGCAACTGaagcagaagaagaaaatgTGTTCATGAGAATGTTTCCTCATTCACTGACCGGGAAAGCAAAAGATTGGTACTTGGACCAACCGGCTCAGATTATGACCGACTGGAACGCACTCGAGGAGAAATTTCTCAACAGGTTCTTTCCACACAATAAGTTCATGGAAGCCAATATCGCTATTGTTGTATTCTCACAAGGGTCCAATGAAACACTTTGCGAAGCTTGGGAACGGTACAAGTCTATGTTGAGAAGATGTCATAACCATGATTTTGATGATCTTACTCAAATTCATTTCTTCCGAAACGGACTTCAACATCAGCCAAAACTTTTCTTAGATGTAGCTGCAGGTGGTTCTTTAATGTCAAAGAGTGCTGAAGACGCAATATCTATCATTGAGAAGATGGCACTCAGTGATCATCAAGGTGAATACAACCGGAATCCTTCGCAAAGAAAAGCAGGAATCATTGAACTCGGTGCAACAGATGCAATGTTAGCTCAGAATAAACTATTGGCTCAAGTGGTAAAAGAGCTTACAAAGCAATTGTCAAAACTTTCACAACATATAATGAAGATGCAAGAACTGCCGAGTAAACACAAACAGGTTGCTTATTGTGAGCTTTGCAATGGAGACCATCCCACCGGTTATTGTCCCTCATCGAATGAAGAAGTTTACTATATGGGAAATCAACAAAGACAATGGCAATATCAAGGCAACACTGCTTATCAAAGAGGAAACAATCCAAATTATGGCCAGGGGTGGAGACAAGATGCAGGACCATACAGCGAGAATCCTCCTCAACAAAATCAGAATTCAAAGTTGGAGGAAAACCTGAACAAATTTATGGAGATGACTATTTCCCATCAGCAGGAGCAGCATCAACATCATCTAAACAACGTTGCTCACCAGAAAAACACCATTGCAGCAATAAAGAATATTGAAAATCAGCTTGGCCAGATAGCTAAGCAGATGGCCAATACACAAGGAAAAACGTTTACTGCCAACACTGAAACTAACCCGAAGGAACACTGCAAATCCATTTCAAGTAGGAGCAATAAAGTGATTGGTGACAATTTAGAAACTGAGAAAGAAGATGTTGTTGAGTTGAAAGAAAAACCAGAGGGGGAGAAAGAAGTAAGTGAGaagaaaatagaagaaaagaaTAAAGAGGGCGAAttagttgaaaatgaaaaaagtgagaaagaagaaaatggaGAGGTGTTTGAAAACAATGTGGAAAAATCATTTAGTGAGGAAGGAACTAGTATGAATAGTCCTTATAAAACAAAACTTTCTGACCCACCTGCTCCTACCAAGAAAATAGTCATTGAGGAGAAAGTcattgaagaaaatgaaaaattagagAAAGTTGTTGTTGAGGTGAAAGATCAAGATGAGGGAGAAGAAAAAGTGAAATTAGttgaaaaacaagaagaaaataaCCAAGAGAGGGTTAAAGTTAACAAGGCCGAAATTGATGAAGTCATAGAATCCATTTGTGCCTTGTTCAATAAAAATCAGCTGGGGAGAGAATGGACTCCGCATCATCCATATCAGAAGTTCATGGAAGTTCTCCCTATTCAACGGAAGCAAAAGAATGATGTGGTTTCCGTTTCATTTTGGCCACCCTAA